One window from the genome of Crateriforma spongiae encodes:
- a CDS encoding DUF1559 domain-containing protein, with protein sequence MRQKRAGFTLVELLVVIAIIGVLVGLLLPAVQSAREAARRMSCSNNAKQIGLALHNYHSAFKQFPAHRAGTTGRKGYNVGWNDMVAADDAAGGGRNFHNFNRLSILVGLLPFLEQQPLWDTISNPVATQFNGNAAPGGGYPAMGPTPWKGQYTPWRTMVSAFNCPSDSGPATTYGTTNYGACMGDAVRALGWSNPPKEIKRGMFLAGNATRFRDVVDGTANTMALAEVTNSLGDRGVSGGGAYDIGGDINLSPQECLDTIDPLRPKFFAPGVLLFGYSGSLGKWGGSGRGARWTDGGGNFASFTAVLPPNSPSCSRGGGDAGDGIWSAGSYHPGGCHVVMGDGSVHFVSEAIDAGDPTIAAVGRSQWNGSPAGSPSPYGIWGGLGTTNGREQVSVDDL encoded by the coding sequence ATGCGTCAAAAACGTGCGGGCTTCACGCTCGTGGAATTGTTGGTCGTGATCGCGATCATCGGTGTCCTTGTCGGACTTCTTCTCCCCGCGGTTCAGTCGGCTCGCGAAGCCGCCCGCCGCATGTCGTGCAGCAACAATGCCAAGCAAATTGGCTTGGCCCTGCACAACTATCACAGTGCTTTCAAGCAGTTCCCCGCCCACCGTGCCGGTACCACCGGTCGCAAGGGTTACAACGTCGGTTGGAACGACATGGTCGCCGCGGATGATGCCGCCGGCGGTGGTCGAAACTTCCACAACTTCAACCGCTTGAGCATCCTGGTCGGCCTGCTGCCGTTCCTGGAGCAGCAGCCGCTGTGGGATACGATCAGCAACCCGGTCGCCACCCAATTCAATGGCAACGCCGCGCCCGGTGGCGGATACCCGGCCATGGGGCCGACGCCTTGGAAGGGCCAGTACACCCCGTGGCGTACCATGGTTTCTGCGTTCAACTGCCCCAGCGACAGCGGCCCGGCGACCACCTACGGCACGACCAACTACGGTGCCTGCATGGGTGATGCCGTGCGTGCGTTGGGTTGGTCCAACCCGCCCAAAGAAATCAAACGCGGGATGTTCCTGGCCGGCAACGCCACTCGTTTCCGCGACGTTGTCGACGGAACGGCCAACACCATGGCCCTGGCGGAAGTCACCAACAGCCTGGGTGACCGTGGCGTCAGCGGTGGTGGTGCCTACGACATCGGTGGCGACATCAACCTGAGCCCGCAAGAGTGCTTGGACACGATCGATCCGCTGCGTCCGAAGTTCTTCGCTCCCGGCGTGTTGCTGTTCGGTTACAGCGGCAGCCTCGGAAAGTGGGGCGGATCGGGACGTGGAGCACGTTGGACCGATGGTGGCGGTAACTTCGCCAGCTTCACCGCCGTTCTGCCGCCCAACAGCCCGTCTTGCTCACGCGGTGGCGGTGACGCCGGTGACGGAATCTGGTCGGCCGGCAGTTATCACCCCGGCGGCTGTCACGTCGTGATGGGTGACGGTTCGGTCCACTTCGTCAGCGAAGCGATCGACGCGGGTGACCCGACGATTGCCGCGGTCGGTCGGTCCCAGTGGAACGGTTCACCCGCCGGTAGCCCCAGCCCCTACGGCATCTGGGGCGGCTTGGGAACGACCAACGGTCGTGAACAAGTCAGCGTCGACGACCTGTAA
- a CDS encoding DUF1559 domain-containing protein, which yields MKRQRAAFTLVELLVVIAIIGVLVGLLLPAVQSAREAARRMSCSNNAKQIGLALHNYHSAFKQFPINMGGSSGSKGYANLVGNSDQSNRRRLSMLVGLLPFLEQQPLWDTISNPVTVQFNGNAAPNGAYPAMGPCPWRGGYTSWRTMVSAFNCPSDSGPAVTTGTTNYAAVVGDCVRALASSNPPKEVRRGMFASTTATRFRDVVDGTANTMALAEITNSLGDRGVSGGGAYDIGGDVNLSPQECLDTIDPLRPKFYAPGVMLFGYSGNLGKSPNAGRGNRWADGGGNFGMVNAVLPPNSPSCARAAWDAGDGIWSAGSYHPGGCHVVMGDGSVHFVSEAIDAGNPATPAVGAPGWNGSPAGSPSPYGVWGGLGTINGREQVSIDDI from the coding sequence ATGAAAAGACAACGCGCAGCATTTACGCTTGTCGAGCTGTTGGTCGTGATCGCGATCATCGGCGTCCTTGTCGGCCTACTTCTTCCCGCGGTTCAGTCGGCTCGTGAAGCCGCCCGCCGGATGTCGTGCAGCAACAACGCCAAGCAAATTGGCTTGGCTCTGCACAACTATCACAGTGCATTCAAGCAGTTCCCCATCAACATGGGCGGTTCGTCCGGGTCGAAGGGGTATGCCAATCTGGTCGGGAACTCGGACCAAAGCAATCGTCGGCGGTTAAGCATGCTGGTCGGACTGCTGCCGTTCCTGGAGCAACAGCCGCTGTGGGACACGATCAGCAACCCGGTGACGGTTCAGTTCAACGGAAACGCAGCACCCAATGGCGCCTATCCGGCGATGGGGCCGTGCCCGTGGCGTGGCGGTTACACGTCGTGGCGGACCATGGTTTCGGCGTTCAATTGCCCCAGCGACAGCGGCCCGGCGGTGACCACCGGCACGACGAACTACGCCGCGGTGGTCGGGGATTGCGTACGCGCGTTGGCCTCCAGCAATCCACCCAAGGAGGTCCGTCGGGGGATGTTTGCGTCGACGACCGCAACGCGATTTCGTGATGTCGTTGATGGGACGGCGAACACGATGGCGCTGGCGGAAATCACCAACAGCCTGGGCGATCGCGGGGTCAGCGGTGGCGGAGCGTATGATATCGGAGGCGATGTCAACCTGAGCCCACAAGAGTGCTTGGACACGATCGACCCATTGCGTCCGAAATTCTACGCCCCTGGCGTGATGTTGTTTGGTTACAGCGGCAACCTGGGCAAGTCACCCAACGCGGGGCGTGGCAATCGCTGGGCCGATGGCGGCGGCAACTTCGGCATGGTCAACGCCGTATTGCCCCCCAACAGCCCCTCGTGTGCTCGCGCTGCTTGGGACGCCGGCGACGGGATTTGGTCGGCCGGCAGTTACCACCCCGGTGGCTGTCACGTCGTCATGGGTGACGGTTCGGTTCACTTTGTCAGCGAAGCGATCGATGCGGGGAATCCCGCGACCCCCGCCGTCGGAGCTCCTGGATGGAACGGTTCTCCCGCCGGAAGCCCCAGCCCCTACGGCGTTTGGGGCGGACTGGGAACGATCAACGGTCGTGAACAAGTCAGCATTGACGACATCTAA
- a CDS encoding DUF1559 domain-containing protein, with product MRTKRAGFTLVELLVVIAIIGVLVGLLLPAVQSAREAARRMSCSNNAKQIGLALHNYHSAFKQFPAERAGTTGFRGYAGQGIVGGNNQSNRCRLSMLVGLLPFLEQQPLWDTISNPVATQFNGNAAPNGAYPAMGPVPWTGQYTPWRTMVSPFNCPSDSGPAVTTGTTNYAACVGDVVDHLGSRNPAKEVMRGLFMVATHRKFRDIVDGTANTIAMAEITNSLGDRGVSGGGMYDPTFNARTEPHLCAQTIDPLRPKFYAPGILLLGYSGSLGKWGNAGRGNRWSDGGGNFTMVNTILPPNSPSCSAGGGDAAAGIWSAGSYHPGGCHVVMGDGSVHFVSEAIDAGDPTVPTVTRPNQNGSPAGIASPYGVWGGLGTVNGREQVSIDDI from the coding sequence ATGCGCACAAAACGTGCTGGCTTCACATTGGTGGAGCTGTTGGTCGTGATCGCGATCATCGGTGTCCTGGTCGGACTTCTTCTTCCCGCGGTTCAGTCGGCTCGCGAAGCCGCCCGCCGCATGTCGTGCAGCAACAACGCCAAGCAAATTGGCCTAGCGTTGCACAATTATCACAGCGCTTTCAAACAGTTTCCCGCGGAGAGAGCCGGAACGACGGGGTTCCGAGGCTACGCCGGTCAGGGCATTGTCGGCGGCAACAATCAAAGCAATCGGTGTCGGTTGAGCATGCTGGTGGGCCTATTGCCATTCCTGGAACAACAGCCGTTGTGGGACACGATCAGCAACCCGGTCGCGACGCAGTTCAACGGGAATGCGGCCCCCAATGGTGCCTACCCCGCGATGGGGCCGGTGCCGTGGACCGGCCAGTACACGCCCTGGCGAACCATGGTCTCACCATTTAACTGCCCCAGTGATTCAGGGCCTGCGGTCACGACCGGAACAACCAATTACGCCGCCTGCGTGGGCGATGTGGTCGACCACTTGGGGTCTCGCAATCCGGCCAAGGAAGTCATGCGAGGTTTGTTCATGGTGGCAACGCACCGAAAGTTCCGCGATATCGTCGACGGAACTGCCAACACAATCGCAATGGCGGAAATCACCAACAGCTTGGGCGACCGCGGGGTGAGTGGCGGCGGGATGTACGATCCGACGTTCAATGCCCGTACCGAACCACACTTATGTGCCCAAACGATCGACCCCCTACGTCCCAAATTCTACGCACCGGGAATCCTGTTGCTTGGTTATAGCGGCAGCTTGGGTAAGTGGGGGAATGCCGGTCGCGGAAATCGCTGGTCTGATGGTGGTGGCAACTTCACAATGGTCAACACCATCTTGCCACCCAACAGCCCTAGCTGCTCCGCCGGCGGCGGCGATGCGGCAGCCGGAATCTGGTCGGCCGGCAGCTACCACCCCGGCGGCTGTCATGTGGTGATGGGCGACGGCTCGGTTCACTTTGTCAGCGAAGCGATCGATGCTGGCGACCCGACGGTTCCGACTGTCACCCGTCCAAACCAGAACGGATCGCCCGCCGGTATCGCCAGCCCCTACGGGGTTTGGGGCGGTTTGGGAACCGTCAACGGTCGTGAACAAGTCAGCATCGACGACATCTAA